A genome region from Cucumis sativus cultivar 9930 chromosome 4, Cucumber_9930_V3, whole genome shotgun sequence includes the following:
- the LOC101210471 gene encoding pentatricopeptide repeat-containing protein At3g14730 gives MMSNVLKPSKVFDNVLDSLAWCLTNRKFIFSKIVSKKHYFFSSSFLSFSTSPPSMLSAIQMLNNVTKCVAFLQSCADHQNLNKGKQLHSLMITYGFSPSPPSITSLINMYSKCGQMGEAILVFYDPCHERNVFAYNAIISGFVSNGLASKGFQFYKKMRLEGVMPDKYTFPCVVRTCCEVMEVKKIHGCLLKMGLELDVFVGSALVNTYLKNGSMEDAQKVFGELSIRDVVLWNAMINGYAKIGCLDEALEVFRRMHVKGVAPSRFTITGILSVFASRGDLDNGKTVHGIVMKMGYDSGVSVSNALIDMYGKCKHIGDALIIFEMINEKDIFSWNSIISVHEQCGDHDGTLRLFDKMLGSGILPDLVTITTVLPACSHLAALMHGREIHGYMIINGLGKDDENGAVDNLLVSNAVMDMYAKCGSMNNALKIFDSMSKKDVASWNIMIMGYGMHGYALEALGMFSQMCEAEFKPNEVTLVGVLSACNHAGFVSHGRLFLAQMESTFGVIPTIEHYTCVIDMLGRAGHLEDAYEIVQKMPIQANPVVWRALLGACRLHGNAELAEIAARQVLQLEPEHCGSYVLMSNVYGVIGRYEEVLEVRKTMKEQNVKKTPGCSWIELKDGVHVFRTGDRTHSELNALTNQLCDIGFILDEVLNLY, from the coding sequence ATGATGTCAAATGTGTTAAAACCTAGCAAAGTTTTTGACAACGTTCTTGATAGTTTAGCTTGGTGCTTAACAAACAGAAAGTTTATCTTCTCCAAAATTGTCTCCAAGAAGcactactttttttcttcttcctttcttagTTTCTCTACTTCACCACCTTCCATGCTTTCAGCAATTCAAATGCTGAATAATGTAACCAAATGCGTTGCTTTTCTACAATCGTGTGCTGACCACCAGAATCTTAACAAAGGAAAACAGCTTCACTCCCTAATGATCACCTATGGTTTTTCTCCCTCACCTCCATCCATCACTAGCTTAATCAACATGTACTCCAAATGTGGTCAAATGGGGGAGGccattttggttttctatGATCCGTGCCATGAGCGTAATGTGTTCGCATATAATGCTATAATTTCTGGGTTTGTCTCCAACGGTTTGGCTTCAAAAgggtttcaattttataagaaaatgagGTTAGAGGGTGTAATGCCTGATAAATACACTTTTCCATGTGTAGTTAGAACTTGTTGTGAGGTTATGGAGGTGAAGAAGATTCATGGATGTTTGCTTAAAATGGGGTTGGAGTTGGATGTGTTTGTTGGTAGTGCTTTGGTTAATACTTATTTGAAGAATGGCTCGATGGAGGATGCACAAAAAGTGTTTGGAGAACTATCAATAAGAGATGTTGTACTTTGGAATGCAATGATCAACGGGTATGCCAAAATTGGTTGCCTTGACGAGGCACTGGAGGTTTTCAGAAGAATGCATGTAAAAGGGGTTGCACCTAGTAGGTTTACAATTACTGGCATTTTATCTGTTTTTGCTTCAAGGGGAGACTTAGACAATGGGAAAACAGTTCATGGGATTGTCATGAAAATGGGTTATGATTCAGGAGTTTCAGTTTCAAATGCATTAATTGATATGTATGGGAAATGCAAACATATTGGAGATGCGTTAATAATTTTTGAGATGATAAATGAGAAGGATATTTTCTCGTGGAACTCGATTATATCAGTTCATGAACAATGTGGTGATCATGATGGTACCTTGAGGCTTTTTGATAAGATGTTAGGTTCTGGGATTCTACCAGATTTGGTAACCATCACAACTGTGCTTCCAGCTTGCTCTCATTTGGCTGCGCTCATGCACGGTAGAGAAATTCATGGATACATGATCATTAATGGACTTGGAAAGGATGATGAAAATGGAGCTGTAGATAATTTACTTGTAAGTAATGCTGTTATGGATATGTATGCAAAATGCGGTAGTATGAACAATGCCCTCAAGATTTTTGATTCAATGAGCAAAAAGGACGTGGCATCATGGAATATCATGATTATGGGTTATGGTATGCATGGTTATGCTTTGGAGGCATTGGGTATGTTTTCTCAAATGTGTGAGGCTGAATTTAAGCCAAATGAAGTTACGCTTGTTGGAGTTCTATCAGCATGCAATCATGCAGGCTTTGTGTCTCATGGGCGTTTGTTTTTAGCTCAGATGGAATCTACATTTGGTGTTATTCCAACTATTGAGCATTATACGTGTGTAATTGATATGCTTGGTCGAGCTGGGCATTTAGAGGACGCGTATGAGATCGTGCAGAAAATGCCTATTCAAGCCAATCCCGTTGTTTGGAGGGCTTTATTGGGAGCATGTCGACTTCATGGGAATGCAGAGTTGGCAGAAATTGCAGCACGACAAGTACTGCAACTAGAACCAGAGCATTGTGGGAGTTATGTATTGATGTCCAATGTTTATGGAGTTATAGGTCGATACGAAGAGGTGTTGGAGGTTAGAAAAACGATGAAGGAACAAAATGTCAAGAAGACACCTGGTTGTAGTTGGATTGAACTCAAGGATGGGGTGCATGTTTTCCGTACTGGAGATAGGACACATTCAGAATTGAATGCATTGACTAATCAACTATGTGATATTGGATTCATTTTAGATgaagttttgaatttatattga
- the LOC101209969 gene encoding ribosomal RNA-processing protein 17 isoform X2, with product MVKNDGEEGGELAQPHARHIKKRALRNKALSVSFNEKDLRDYVTGFHKRKKKRRKEAEKQKEEAMRRMRIEARKKRKLEKDLVLHGGVLPADRAVDDQNDDQGNEEEEPLAPLSEKQ from the exons ATGGTGAAGAACGACGGAGAAGAAGGAGGCGAGCTTGCACAGCCTCATGCTCGACATATAAAGAAGAGAGCTCTCAGGAACAAAGCTCTTTCTGTCTCTTTCAATGAGAAGGACTTGAg GGACTATGTAACTGGATTTCacaagaggaagaagaaaaggaggaAGGAAGCAGAGAAGCAAAAAGAGGAAGCTATGCGGCGGATGCGCATCGAAGCACGAAAAAAG agaaaattagaaaaggatCTGGTGCTGCATGGTGGTGTTCTTCCAGCTGACCGGGCGGTTGATGACCAGAATGATGATCAAGGGAATGAGGAAGAGGAACCATTAGCACCACTTTCTG AAAAACAGTAA